In Aspergillus nidulans FGSC A4 chromosome II, the genomic stretch GCGTGTCTTGAACGTCTAGTGCATCGTTTCGGTCTTTCCAACGAGAGAGTCTCAGCGCTACGGAGTCTCTACGATGAGGCGGTCGCACAAGACCAACCAAGCCTAGAGCGGTGTCTCAAAACTTACGACGATATTCTGTCTCAAAACCCCGTCAACCTGGTTTGTCTGTATTCGCCAGTTGTAGATAAAGTACTTACCATGGTGAATAGCCGATACTAAAGCGTCGAATCGCTCTCCTTCGCTCGCTATCTCGGTACGCAGATGCCATATCTAGCCTAGTAAAGCTCCTTGAGGCCACGCCCACAGATGCTGAAGCTTGGTGTGAGCTTGCAGAACTGTACCAATCGCAAGGATTGAGCCCACAGGCAATATTTAGTCTTGAGGAGGCTTTGTTAATTGTACCCCATGCGTGGAATGTGTGTCTCGTAACCACATTGCGTCTGAAATAGTTGTTGATACTTTTAGGTTCACGCTCGCTTGGGCGAAATTCTTTACGTATACGCCAATTCGTTGGATAACGAGGGCATAGGTCGACAGATACGATATTCAATCCAACATTTCTGCAGGAGTATTGAACTCTGTGAAGACTACTTAAGAGGCTTTTATGGCTTAGCCTTGGTATGTGGATGGCTCCTACTTTCTGCCCAGGGTATTCTCTTCGAGGATTAGACTAATATGTCTCCTAGGCCACTTCGCGTATATTAGTCGAGAAGACTCCAGAAGCAACATCGGGGTACCTCGAACATGGGCAAGAATCTTTCAGGCGCCTCCaagctttagcaagagaaAAGCTTTCAGCTATCCTTACAAGGCAGTACTCCCTTGCGCCGCACCTGCGCGACTATGAGGAGAATGAACTTGCGGCTGTGAAAGAGTTGCTCAATGGCTTTGGCGAATGATCATTTATCCAATTGATCAGAGCTAAATGTATAACCCGTGGATTATTCGCGTTTGGTCCTATCCAGCTCTATCGTGGTCAATGCCGATAATATTTATCGgagaaagcaaaaaaaagaaagcaaacaACGATTCAAAATTACCCCTGTGTCGCTTAACTTCCGTCGACGCGGCAGTGTTGATAGCGCTCGGCATCTGTGCAACCGTGCAAAAACTGTACTTGGTTCCGCTAGCCGAATCAGCAGGACCCGTCGATGGCTGCTGTCTCATAAGAAAATTTGCGAGTAGGTGGCTGAGTCCAACTTATGAGAATTTGGTTAGAATGATTGTGATGTCGATAGCGGTTTGCTGACTCGACCCTCGTGGAGCTGAACTGTAAAGAAACTTTAAATCCAATACAATCACAGAGAGCATAGAGCTGGCCACCCAGGCATATACTATATACCCTGTATAGGCGTACAGTACGAATGAGCCTCTTGCTAGAATGTTGAACAGTGATGCACGAAAGAAGATTGATTAGCACTGACACTGTTTCACACGTAAAAGTAGGTATGTTGGTCCACCGTGTAAAGTTATCAGTGCCATCAAATCTGGGTTATTCTTCCATCTGAATGAAATCATTCACTGGCAGCTTCGGAAAACCACTAGATGTAGTAGAAAACCGTAGTTAGTGGACCTGAACCCATAGTCTGGGTTGCTGGGTCTGATAACTTGCGTCGGTACGTTGGTACTTCGAGTCCATAAGCTGTGCATACTGTGGGGCGCTCAATTTTCGACATAAACTCGTGTGCTCTTTACTACATAATCTCCTCAACGAATCAAGCAAGCTCAGTCACCACGCTCATATAATGGGTATCCCGCGAGTAAGGCGACACTTGAGTCCTTTTTGCCAGGCAGTCTTACTTCAGGGCGGCGCGGATGCCGACTTTGAGTGCATAAAATCTGTTGTGATTGATGGGCCAAGCCTGGTTTACAATATCTACGCACGCCTATTATCATGGTTTTTGACGACCAGCTCTAATATGGTTGACGCCTTGCCGACCTGCGACGAAGTAAGCCGCGGGGTCATGCTTTATTTGATGCATCTGAAGATGCTTGGCGTTGAGATGTATATACAAACATTGTATGCCGGAGACTCTTCGAACTAACCAGCTTCAGTGAGAACATCTATTTCGACGGCGCATTGCCTGCACATAAGCGCGAAACCCGAGTTGCCCGACTTGAGAATCAAAGGAATAAACTTGAATTGTTTTGTGCAGAAACTAGAAATGGCTTCGACATGTCCAAGCCTCCCGTCTATAACAGAATTATCAAACCTGATAATGTGCTACGCAGCCGTCCTACACCCGCTAAGTACGGCAATATTCCTGCCAATCCCTTTATGGTTTCGGCAGTGTTCGAAGACCTAAAGTGCCGCTGGAATAGAGCAAATATCCTCGATTCTATCAGGGATACCTTGCCCGTACACACGATTGACATTGAAGATTTACCTTGGGCGAGTGTTACGACCATGGTATCAGGTGAAGCTGACACGTACTGTGCCTCTGTCGCTAGATGTATGGGCGCCTGCATACTTACGAATGACTcggatcttcttctccacgacCTCGGAAAATATGGTTCGGTCGTCTTCTTAGATTCGGTGGAGTTACGAGCAGGCTTTGAGCAGCCACTATTTCCTCAAATCAAAGCTACGATGCTGCGCCCTTCACTTGTGGCTCGGCGCTTGGGAATTCGTAGCTTGCTATTGCTTGCATTTCAGATATCGAAGGCCCGGCCAGAAACTAGCTTGGTAGAGCTACTTCGGCGGACAAAAATGGGCATCGCTGAGGTGGAAATGgccagatatcagcaattcGCCAGTGAATATCAAAGCGACCATCTCCAGATGCAAGCACAGGGGGCGAAAGAGCTCCTCGGGATCATTGATACCAGGATCTCGGAATTATATTGGCAGTACGAAATGCGAAGTGAGTATACAGATATGGGTTACCCACATGTCTACCTTTCTGTTCTCAAGGAAGATCATACAAGACAATGCGCGTGGGCCAAAGGCCGCAAATATCGCCAACTTGCATATTCAATCATGAACCTCTCCCGTCCTATCGATGAGAGGCATTGCTTTATAGCAGAATTCGTCCGGCGCGGTCGGCGAATTTCTGAAGATAAATTGAGACTACTAGATGAAGGATCAATATTTGCCGAGTTAGAACTGCTTAAAGCCCGTCTAGAGTCTTTGCAAAGCAGCTTCAAAAAGAGCAGTGATAATCTAGACTACTGGGCAGCTTTTGCTCTCTGCGACGTATACCTCGTTGcagatgctgagcttgctcAGAACGACTTCCAGAAACTGGAGCAGTTCCTCAAACACGGCTATATTGGTAAAAAACTCAAATGGGAGGATATCCACCTGACAGCGCAGATACATGCGGTCCTATATTCTTTGCGGATCTTAAAACAAATCCTCGATCTCTTTCATCCGATGGACGTGGTGGTACTGAACCTAAGGGCAATCCTCGATAAGCTTCCCCCATTGCATATCATGATGGACCCTGCTTCTCGCCGTGCAGAGGTATACATGAGTATCCTTACTACTGTACAGCTATCAGATTGCTTTGGGTGCTTAGTACAGAGGCGGCAATCCGACTATACGACCAGCACTGGTACTGAGACAGCAAAGCGTGAACCCCGATCTTTTTCGCATGTCGGAACTACTGAGCAGGGCGCTGGTGATCGTATCCCATCGCACACATCCAATATATACGAGCTACTCCAGGAGGAGTAAATCTCCTCAACTCAATATCTAGTGTACGGGGTTTCAGTGGAATAAGGTGTATTTCTAGGAATAGTGTATCGGCATTTGAATATATGCAGCATACGCTAACGGGAAGACCTCAAGAACCCAACAACGCCTCGACAGTAGCCAACTAAACTGGCCAGACGTTGAGTCTCAGCCTGTTGTACGCGTTTCCAAAGATCAAGATGCTCTCTCAGCTCACTGTCCGTACCTTCACTTTGATCAGAGCACGCCGCAACAACATCCGAGTGTATTCTGAGAAATACTGCCATCCATGCATTGGCGAGCTCAAAATCCTTTTTGGAAGCAAGGCAACTGCATAGCGCCATGACAAAAGCCGACAGTTCGGACTGCCCGCCATTGACTTGCGGTGTCTAACGATCGTGTCTAAAGTCCAGTCTGGACGGGTTCAAAGACTTcatctcgaagaagaaaggttCAAAGTCTCCAGAAATGCACCCCGTCCGCAACAGTGATGTGAATCGAGAGACTGCATTGGGGTTCTTGGTGATCTGTAACTTGGCGACACGTGATGATTCTGTGAGTTTTCCTTCTTCTAGTAACGTTGCATTGGCATTGTGCTTAGGTGCACCATCAGAAGCAGGCgcagggaggaagaacggaGCCTTCTCAGGACGCTTTGGTGGTTCCTTTGGCATGTTCCGCTCCTAAATACGATGTTAGAATTGGGTTTGAACGAAAATCTGGAACAACTGGAGTAAAATCAGAGAAAAATGTTACCTTAATCAAATCCATGTGAACAAGTGTCTGCCACTTATTCTTGGGAACAACACTAAGCGTCAACATATCTCGATCGAGTTGTTCTGTACATGAGATTGgaccatcaccgtcatgTTCTTCATTATCCTGCTGGAAAGCTGCTTCAATAATTCCGAcacctccctctccagagGAAGTAGGAAGTCCGGTATCCAAGAGGTTATCCACGTTCAGATCCCGTGTAGATACTGGGATGAATAGACTCCTATTTGACCAGAGGCCGATGCCCACCCCATCTGCATGTGCAGTGGCTAGAAAATCACCAGTGGGTGACATGGCCAGAGACGTGCATGTGCTGGATACGCGGAAAAGATCAATCAGATGACCAGTGGGCAAGTCCCACACTCGGATAATGGAGTCCATAGAAGCAGCAATTATCCAACGCCCGTcactggagaagatgaaatc encodes the following:
- a CDS encoding uncharacterized protein (transcript_id=CADANIAT00004353), producing MGIPRVRRHLSPFCQAVLLQGGADADFECIKSVVIDGPSLVYNIYARLLSWFLTTSSNMVDALPTCDEVSRGVMLYLMHLKMLGVEIENIYFDGALPAHKRETRVARLENQRNKLELFCAETRNGFDMSKPPVYNRIIKPDNVLRSRPTPAKYGNIPANPFMVSAVFEDLKCRWNRANILDSIRDTLPVHTIDIEDLPWASVTTMVSGEADTYCASVARCMGACILTNDSDLLLHDLGKYGSVVFLDSVELRAGFEQPLFPQIKATMLRPSLVARRLGIRSLLLLAFQISKARPETSLVELLRRTKMGIAEVEMARYQQFANMGYPHVYLSVLKEDHTRQCAWAKGRKYRQLAYSIMNLSRPIDERHCFIAEFVRRGRRISEDKLRLLDEGSIFAELELLKARLESLQSSFKKSSDNLDYWAAFALCDVYLVADAELAQNDFQKLEQFLKHGYIGKKLKWEDIHLTAQIHAVLYSLRILKQILDLFHPMDVVVLNLRAILDKLPPLHIMMDPASRRAEVYMSILTTVQLSDCFGCLVQRRQSDYTTSTGTETAKREPRSFSHVGTTEQGAGDRIPSHTSNIYELLQEE